A genomic region of Arachis stenosperma cultivar V10309 chromosome 9, arast.V10309.gnm1.PFL2, whole genome shotgun sequence contains the following coding sequences:
- the LOC130948740 gene encoding uncharacterized protein LOC130948740: MATQSSSQGSRSSTKSRGRRRTCFCGERPVLRTSSTAENPGRRFWGCVNFQIGDGCDYFAWAEPEGQDPQIQRLKNKASSLKEELQKAERKFALALGVGILGWTLAGLLLCDRLN; encoded by the exons ATGGCTACCCAGTCGTCCTCCCAAGGTTCGCGTAGCAGCACCAAGAGTCGTGGGAGAAGGAGGACTTGCTTCTGTGGAGAGAGACCGGTATTGCGCACGTCATCTACAGCGGAGAACCCAGGAAGAAGATTCTGGGGCTGCGTCAACTTTCAG ATAGGAGATGGATGCGATTATTTTGCTTGGGCAGAGCCTGAAGGACAAGATCCACAAATTCAAAGACTGAAGAACAAAGCAAGCTCGTTGAAAGAAGAACTGCAGAAAGCTGAAAGGAAGTTTGCATTGGCACTTGGTGTTGGAATTCTTGGATGGACACTGGCTGGGCTGCTGCTATGTGATCGACTCAATTGA